A window of the Miscanthus floridulus cultivar M001 chromosome 14, ASM1932011v1, whole genome shotgun sequence genome harbors these coding sequences:
- the LOC136504362 gene encoding V-type proton ATPase 16 kDa proteolipid subunit-like, translating into MSSAFSGDETAPFFGFLGAAAALVFSCMGAAYGTAKSGVGVASMGVMRPELVMKSIVPVVMAGVLGIYGLIIAVIISTGINPKAKPYYLFDGYAHLSSGLACGLAGLAAGMAIGIVGDAGVRANAQQPKLFVGMILILIFAEALALYGLIVGIILSSRAGQSRAD; encoded by the exons ATGTCGTCGGCGTTCAGCGGCGATGAGACCGCCCCCTTCTTCGGCTTCcttggcgccgccgccgcgctcgtcTTCTCAT GCATGGGGGCGGCGTACGGGACGGCCAAGAGTGGCGTCGGCGTGGCGTCCATGGGTGTCATGCGCCCCGAGCTCGTCATGAAGTCCATCGTGCCCGTGGTCATGGCTGGTGTGCTCGGTATCTACGGCCTCATCATCGCCGTCATCATCAGCACTGGGATCAACCCCAAGGCCAAGCCGTACTACCTCTTTGACGGCTACGCCCACCTGTCGTCTGGCCTTGCCTGTGGTCTTGCTGGGCTTGCTGCAGGCATGGCCATTGGCATCGTTGGTGATGCTGGTGTCAG GGCGAACGCTCAGCAGCCAAAGTTGTTTGTGGGCATGATCCTCATCCTTATTTTCGCCGAAGCGCTTGCCCTCTACGGTCTCATCGTCGGCATCATCCTTTCATCCCGTGCCGGCCAATCCCGTGCAGATTAG